The Medicago truncatula cultivar Jemalong A17 chromosome 7, MtrunA17r5.0-ANR, whole genome shotgun sequence genome includes the window CTTGTTTTTTTAGCTTATGAATTTGTCTATTTCTGACTATTTGCTTGTATTCTACCGTTTAATTCTTTCACcaatttatgtttatgttttcaacttTTACTATTGAACgtgaaaaaacattatttattttcacaATTCAAACAAAAGAGACATGATTATAAGAGAGAGTTGGAAATTAAATGGTGATGTTATAATTCAATTAagaagtttttttaaaattttccaagAGGTTGTAGCTCACTAGTAATAGTTTAATATTGTGACATCAATGGAATAAGTTCAAATCTTCTCAAACGGTTGTTAAATGACAATAGGTGTGGCTCTTATCAATACTTTTCTTCTTGATTGTTTAAGTTTAATAGTACTTTACAAATGTGCTTATTGATTTCCATACACTTATCAGATAGTGATAATTTTTCCAGGAAATAACTTCAATATATCCTACTATCCAACTGTTGAATCTTACTCAGACACAATCAACTCGAGTGTGCAATGTTCTGGCACTACTTCAGGTGCGATAAGTTTGTCATAATGAGTGTTGAATATTGTGTTTAACATATGGAAACTTTCATTATACCCATAAAATACTTGAAAATCAATCATGTTAAAACAACTACATCCACAAATAATATACCTTcttttcatgtaaaaaaaaaaatatgaaactaATTCCTCTAGCACTTTTCTCTCATGTTTTCTTTACAGTGTGTGGCATCTCACCCTGATACAAAAATGTCATTTCTCAATGGTAATGTCAAGTTTCTTCTACTTCTTAATTGTTCTAGATTTCTATTTACTCTATTACTTAGCAAGTTAACAACATTCGATAATGATAtactaaattttatatttagaatagttgtttttattttgagtgTGCTATGGACGtatacaaaattaataattgaaCTTTCTTTCATGTCATATGAGTAATACTAATGTGAAAGAGTGCTCTGAATAAGAGTGATCAATTTGAATTCTCTACGGCTAGTTAGATGTAGTCAATTGTAGGAAATTAgactaaaattcaaaaaattatacaagaaaaaattattcttttatttatatgaacttacctttttttaattatttgcagCTAGCATgcctttatatttttatccattCCTTCAAACAACAAGCGAGTTAGCCCAATTTGAGCATTTAAGACTTGCTAGTCTTGGAGTCATCGGTGCGTTGGTGAAGGTATTACATTCTTGTTGATCATGTATTTTGATACACTTGACTTgatgttaataatttttatggTGATACCcataacaaacataaaaaagatTATAGATATTAAATATAATGTGCAAAAAATCTTGTGATGTGAAACTATATTTGGTAGTGTCTTATATATGTTATTAAATAAGAGTTTCATAATTAAATATTGATTacattgacacaaaaaccaatttATTGGTAACTTATGGCAAACATTTAGTTGTTTTAAAAACTATCTACTTTTTGTGAAAATTGAACATGTTTTTACAAATACttcttataattatttttataatgtgttTAGGGTCACTTGTATTGCCTTTAAAAGTAGTTTTTTGCTGCAGTGAATATTTAGTTTACTTGCAATCTTATCGTGCTCTTGGTATGTTTTCAACTATATCTATTAAGTTTTACATTCATTTCCTTGAAAATACATATCAGGAATTTGGGACATACAAATCTAATTTGTTAAGATCAGTTTATCTATATTGTGAGGGATTTAAAATTcctaacaattttcttttttttaaaaaccttaTAAATTgactttatgttttattttttattacataccatatttatttttcctttgttaattataataatttccTTCTGTCGTACATGATAGTCACAGGTTAACACCAAAGAAAGCATAGATTTTCTTCTTAGAAGTGAGATAATTCCACTATGCCTATGCAATATGGAAATCGGCAAAGAATTATCCAAAACTGTTAGTTTCTCTATTCTTATTGTTTTaccaatttatttttacaaagtcttttgtttatatgaatttgaCTTGGTTgttattttcttcttaatttttttgtcattcaCTTATGTTACTAATATCACCTAATCAAAGTTATCATCTCTGCAGGTTGCAACatttataattcaaaaaattatgtcaaatgATGATGGTTTGATTTATATTTGTGGAACAGCAGAACGTTTTTTTGCAGTAGTTCAAGTTTTTAACATGGTATTGGAAAGTGTTGGCAATCAACCTTCACATCGATTGATGAAACTTCTGATTCCATGTTATTCTCTTTTGTCTCAACATCATAGGTTGGTTAAGTTTCATAATCTTAAGTTCTCTTGaataatcattttttcttcttacaaggatttagaaaaaaaattctttcataTTAACACAGGGCTTGCAATGCATTAAAAAGGCGACTTCCAAATATGCTGAAAACTGTCAATACCGTCAATTGCCTTCGCGTAAGTACTTCTTGTGatataactaaataaaaaattgatttagaacttttttttatacacGTGATATGATACATATTAATATTACATACCTATTGAATGTGTATCATACACAAATGTGAAAATAACTATTAGTTTGTTACTCAACATTTTAATGGCATATATTTAAGATGAGATACCTCTTTAGCAAGTTTGGTGTCACACTTCTGGTTTTAGCAAAGTGAGTGTCCAACAAAAAGGAATCATATTTATGCATCAATTACAAGTTAAAAATATCATACCaaaaaattacatcaacaacaacaatcataatagtttgaataataataataataataataattcaaaatataaaaaatttattaaattaaaaattgaatgaaacttttaattattcttcaaatatatttgttattgtcGAAATAGACCCACAAGCAAAAAGttgtataaattttaatatgtcTGATTTCATATATtgtattt containing:
- the LOC112416797 gene encoding CCR4-NOT transcription complex subunit 9 isoform X1, coding for MKNIASFVSPIGASIKSSTTTQSMSSMERLVIELSNPDLRENALRVLSKFQRIRLFPELAPLLWNSYGTIAILVQEITSIYPTIQLLNLTQTQSTRVCNVLALLQCVASHPDTKMSFLNASMPLYFYPFLQTTSELAQFEHLRLASLGVIGALVKSQVNTKESIDFLLRSEIIPLCLCNMEIGKELSKTVATFIIQKIMSNDDGLIYICGTAERFFAVVQVFNMVLESVGNQPSHRLMKLLIPCYSLLSQHHRACNALKRRLPNMLKTVNTVNCLREDEITWSWVMKLHENIGVNQVPLVPGGGNQ
- the LOC112416797 gene encoding CCR4-NOT transcription complex subunit 9 isoform X3, whose product is MKNIASFVSPIGASIKSSTTTQSMSSMERLVIELSNPDLRENALRVLSKFQRIRLFPELAPLLWNSYGTIAILVQEITSIYPTIQLLNLTQTQSTRVCNVLALLQCVASHPDTKMSFLNASMPLYFYPFLQTTSELAQFEHLRLASLGVIGALVKSQVNTKESIDFLLRSEIIPLCLCNMEIGKELSKTVATFIIQKIMSNDDGLIYICGTAERFFAVVQVFNMVLESVGNQPSHRLMKLLIPCYSLLSQHHRKMK
- the LOC112416797 gene encoding CCR4-NOT transcription complex subunit 9 isoform X2, which encodes MKNIASFVSPIGASIKSSTTTQSMSSMERLVIELSNPDLRENALRVLSKFQRIRLFPELAPLLWNSYGTIAILVQEITSIYPTIQLLNLTQTQSTRVCNVLALLQCVASHPDTKMSFLNASMPLYFYPFLQTTSELAQFEHLRLASLGVIGALVKVNTKESIDFLLRSEIIPLCLCNMEIGKELSKTVATFIIQKIMSNDDGLIYICGTAERFFAVVQVFNMVLESVGNQPSHRLMKLLIPCYSLLSQHHRACNALKRRLPNMLKTVNTVNCLREDEITWSWVMKLHENIGVNQVPLVPGGGNQ